TGGTGTTTCTAATTTCCAACACTGTCTCGTCCAGAAACTGTTTGCAAAACAACAGATACTGTATGCTAAATTGAGCAAGAACAAAGTACTTCCCAATCGCTGGGTCGAGAATCCGGTTGCTTAACACGTTTCCAATAGGGACTTCGGATATGTGTGGAATGAATTCGTCAAGTTTTTCGTAATCTTTGTCACTCACAATGCCATAAGGATCGATGGATGCTGTGAATGGATGAAATCAGTACGTGTTAGTGTCGAGAGAAAGGACGAGCCAGGGACAACCGCGTACCTATAAACCGCCAATCGATGCAATGTCCTACCGACAGCTCACGGATAGTGAATCCGGCTTCCCTTGCGATTTTCGGAAAATTGTGATGCCATTTGTATGACATACTGTTTATATCGAGCACTGGGTGTATTATTTGCGCCGCGCTATGTGCTTTGCTGACAAttacttattttattttcattcctgaTCGAGACGACTTTTCCTCGCAAACAATTTGTATCACTTTGGCCACTGTTTACTCACTGTTTAGACACGAAGGTAGAAAAAGTATTTTTGTTACGACGCAACTACCCTAACATTGCCATAGCAACCATATTGTGCAATACAAACAATCCTCTGACTCCCTTTGGCCTACATACGCTGAAAGGCATGTTGGGTCGTGTTCCGTGGCGCTAAATACTAAATTAATTCCAGCTGACCCTCTATTATTAATGGCTCAATATCGCAATACCTGAACAGATGCACCGCTCCGGCCCGTATGTTGATGGAAAGCTCACCGCCGGCTAATGAATATTCTCCGACATCCTGCCTGGCTCGGGCAAACACGTGCGTATCCAGGTTGGGAATCACCCGGCGCGCCCGCTCATCGTCTTGATGGTTTTGTGGCATGTGGCGAGTGACTAGCTCGTTGAAATGGTTTTCAACGCTCTCGTGAAAATCTACGGCAAACTTATGCTCAGCAGCCGACAGACGTTTCGAGTTGCGGGGCCTACCAGACTCCACTTCGATAATGTGTGGCGCGTATGTTTCTAGCTTCTGCAGTCTGCAGCGCAGATAGCTTGCCACTATGAACCTGATCCTTTCCACCTCCATCCGATGTACGATGTAGAGCAGATCGTTCTTGTTTGCCGTGGCCAGATTTTCCTCCATGTGCACAAGCTGTATCATGACCATTTCCACCAGAGCGTCTTCATAAGGCAGCAGGTCGGGAGCAAACTTTTCATTTATCCAAGCTCGTTGAAGAGCTTCCAGGACCTGAAATACATTAATTAGACAGCATTAGCGGGGTACGCTGGATAGCAACAGAGTAAACAATC
This is a stretch of genomic DNA from Anopheles merus strain MAF chromosome 2R, AmerM5.1, whole genome shotgun sequence. It encodes these proteins:
- the LOC121603725 gene encoding DNA replication complex GINS protein SLD5, with the protein product MEYSDLESENTDLLRNGTSNADVDAEFEDDEEEIQMSSQEVLEALQRAWINEKFAPDLLPYEDALVEMVMIQLVHMEENLATANKNDLLYIVHRMEVERIRFIVASYLRCRLQKLETYAPHIIEVESGRPRNSKRLSAAEHKFAVDFHESVENHFNELVTRHMPQNHQDDERARRVIPNLDTHVFARARQDVGEYSLAGGELSINIRAGAVHLFRYCDIEPLIIEGQLELI